CGAATATCGCGCATACACAATGGCGTTGGACTTCACATGCTTGCAGACACGCCACGAAAACAGCAGTGCACGCATCTCTTCCGGCGTGGGCTTGCGATCTGTAACCGCCTTTAGTTCCGCCTCGGTAATCCGCAGACGGTCTGCATCCTGCACCAGCAGGCCACCGGAAACCTGTTTGACCACTCGCGTCGTATCGGCCGGGACGATTTTTACCAATCGCAGGTTCTTCTTCGCAGCGAACCGTTCCAGTGCCTCCGGGGTGAAATCAGGAGCCACAATAGCCTCAACAAACAGCTTCGCAATTTCCTCTGCGGCCGCTCCATCCACCGTACGATTGATCCCGATCACGCCGCCAAATGCCGAAACTGGATCGGCCTCCAAAGCGCGCTGATAGGCTTCCAGTACTGTCGCTCCCGTAGATGCTCCACAAGGATTGGTATGTTTGATAATTGCCACCGCCGCTTCGGACGCAATATCAAATTCACTCACCAGCTCCCAGCAAGCATCCAGGTCAACCAGGTTGTTATAGCTAAGCTCTTTACCCTGTAGCTGCTGGGCTGCCGCTACGCCCTTTCCACTCCGATCGACATATAACGCCGCTCTTTGATGTGGGTTTTCTCCATAACGCAGTGTCTGAGCGAGCGGATCGATAATCCTAAGCGTTTGAGGAAGTTCATGGGAAAACGCTGCGGGGCCCGAAGGAACTTCAATGCTCTCGAGGGTTGAAGCAATTCCCGCGTCATACGCAGCTGTGACTGCAAATGCCTGCTTCGCCAGCCTCCACCGAGTAGCCCGGCTCAAGCTCCCTTGATTTGCTGCCAGTTCCTGAACGAGCGCCTCATAGTCCGAAACCGCAGTGACAATCGCCACATCCTCAAAGTTCTTTGCTGCTGAACGAACCATCGAAGGTCCACCGATATCGATGTTCTCAATCACATCAGCAAATGCGACCCCTGCTTTTTGAGCCGTCTTCTCAAAGGCATACAGGTTGACCACAACCATATCGATCGGCTCGATACCATGTGACTGGACTGCCGCCACATGCTCCGGATTGCCTCGCATATGCAGAATTCCTCCATGCACCTTGGGGTGCAGGGTCTTCACCCTGCCGTCGAGCATCTCGGGGAATCCGGTTAAATCACTGATATCTTTCACGTTCAGACCAGCATCGCGTAGGGCCTTGGCCGTTCCGCCAGTCGATACCAAATCCACACCATGCCCAGAGAGTGCACGTGCAAAGTCGATAAGCCCTGTCTTATCAGTAACCGAGAGAAGTGCGCGACGAATAGGACGAAGATCAGCCGAGACAGTAGAGGGAGCGCTATGTGAGGTCATCACTCCCTATTTTATGCGACGATCATCTGATTTTTTGCTTCGATTCCCCGCGCCAAAGCGGGTAACCGCCAAAACTGTTTTGACTGGTTATCTCTACAGAATGACAGAACCTGTGAGAGATTTCACATGTTCGATCTGATGGACTGCACACCATCGTTTCAATCCGTTGGTGATGTTTTCCACGGCCCTGGGGTCGGCATAGCTGGCAGTTCCCACCTGGACCGCTGTAGCCCCTGCCATCATAAATTCGACGGCATCCTCTGCTCGGACGATTCCTCCCATACCGACGACGGGAATCTTCACCGCTTTAGCAGCTTCATAGACCATACGGACTGCGATTGGTTTGATCGCTGGTCCGGAGAGACCTCCGGTTACGTTTGCGATCCTTGGCTTTCTGGTTTCTATATCAACGGCCAAGGAGACAAAGGTATTCACCAGAGAAACCGCGTCGGCCCCAGCCTCTTCCGCGACCTTTGCCATCTCTCCAATGCTGGTCACATTTGGGGACAACTTCACCATCAAGGGCTTTTTAGAGATCTCTTTCGTTCGAGTGACCAACTCCTTGAGCAAATCTGGATCTGTGCCAAAGACCATTCCCCCATGGGAGGTATTGGGGCAACTAGCGTTCAGCTCATACATGACGATGCCTTCGGCGTCATTCAGGATACGAATCACCTCCAGGCAATCCTCAACGGTGTAGCCAAAAACATTTGCGATGACCACGGCGCCTTTGAGCTGGCGTAGCTTCGGAAGCTTTTCCTCTACGAAGGGGCGCACCCCCATATTCTGCAGGCCAATCGCGTTGATCATCCCGGCGGCGGTCTCAATGATTCTGGGGGTAGGGTTCCCTGGCATAGGTTCTTTGGAGAGCCCCTTTGTAACGAAGGCGCCAATACGGTCGAGCGAGACAATATCCTCGAACTCCACACCGTAGCCGAAGGTCCCACTGGCTGCGATGACCGGCGAGCGTAGCTCGACTCCAGCTACGCTCACTTTCATATCCGGGTTGTTCGAACTCACTTTTCCGTACCCTTTCGAGTGGCGACGGGGCGAGCGATATTTCCTGTACCCGTATCCGGCTTCATCACCTGCGTCAGCACCCGTCCTTCAACGCTCGAGGGTTGATTCACCCGGAGAATCGAGGCAAAGGTCGCGGCGATATCTACAGGGGCCACTCGATCATGATAAGTTCCCGGAGTAAACATTGCGCCATAAAAGTCCAAAGGCACATGCCTATCATAGGCAAAGGACGAATAATGAGTCGCACCCATCTCCGATCCGGCGAACTGAAATGCATTGAAATTCAGGAAGATCGCCCATCCCACATACGGGGAATAACTGTGAAGGATCCTCCGTCCCAGCTCGGTATCAGGAATCTCACCATTTCGCATCTTCGCAACGGGATACACACTTCCCACTCCTAATGGATCCGCCAAACGCGTTGAAGGGACTGCCGGCTTGGAACTCTTCACTGCAAATTCGGAGCCGTTTTCCTGAAGAGCCTGATTCAGAGCCTCTGCTGCGGCTGTTTCAGCTTCCAGCTCCGTTACATGGACTTTCTCAAATGCATCCTGGTTGAGCTGGATATAGGGGTACTCTCCGCCAAGGATGTACTTTTCGCCCCCTTTTTCTCCATTTTCAATCGGCCATTTTTTATCGAGAATCGCTTCCATTCTTTTCAGAAGAGCAGCACTTTTGATCGCCGCCGAGGGCATCTGGGCGTCATTTGCTGCCCTCATGGTGGGAGCTACGCCATGATCTCCCGTCAGGGCAACGACGACATTCTGAAGACCCACTTGTTTATCCAAAAAGGTAAAGAAGTCGTCTAACGATACATCGACAGCGTCGATCATCTCTCGCTGTTTCGGAGAATCCGGCCCCACCTTGTGCCCGAGGATATCCGTATTGCTGATCGAGATCGTCAGCATATCGGTGACATCATTTTTGCCAAGGTTCTCGTTCTTGACCAGTGCTTTGGCGAAGTCGATGGTGTATTGCACTGCTGCGGGTTTCTGGCCTACTTCCTCATAGAAACTGCCTGTGGGTACGCCCGCAGCATGACGAATTCTGGCACGTTCATCACTGGCATTGAATGCACTGGCCCATTCAGGCAGCTGCTGCATCCAGTAGGTCGAGGTGATGAATGCTCCGGAGTCATGGTCGGTCCAGAATGCCCCTTTGGTTGCGTGGCCGGAGGTCATAATCGCGGCACGGTCCTTGAAGGAGATGCCAAAGACCTTTGCCCGTCCCTGGGTTGCCAGGGTCAGCTCATCACCCAACGTTGAAGCCGCTTCCCGGTGGGGTGAAGCACCGGGAGAAACCTCGCCGCCTGCGGGTACACCAACCAGCTTATAGCGATCGTCGCTCACCGAACTTACGAGCCTGAGCCTTCCATCCGGCCCTTTTTCCCACCATTCATTGAGAGGGATCTTATGGCCATCCGTATAGCTTCCCGTGCCAATCGTGGTGTGGCCAGCAGCAGTCACAAGGTTGGCATAATCGTAGTAGCAATCCGTGAAATGAACGCCTTTTTTGAGAAACAGGTTGAATCCGTTGGGCGTCTTGAAGTCGTCCCGATAACGATCCAGATAGTCCCCGCGGAACTGGTCGATCACCAAAATCACAACCAGCTTCGGCTTGGCATGATATGCATCGGCATACCCACGAGTCGTTCCAGGCACAAGAAGAGCGAGAGAGAACAGGGCGGAAGCAATTTTTCGCATCCGCATCAGGAAAACATACCTCTCCGCCAGAAGCAACCAGGCCCACCTCTCCCTTTCCGAGGTAACCCGCTAAAATAGAAGCAAATGATCGATCTTGCATTCGTCCGGGCAAACTTGCCCCAGGTAGAAGAGAAGTTGCGCGCCCGCGGTATGGATCCCGTTGTCGCTCTTGGTGACTTTGCCACTATTGACCGTGAACGCCGAGATGCGATTACACAGGTCGAGACGCTCAAGGCCCGTCGCAATAAACTCACCGAAGAGATTGCCAGGCTACGCAAATCGGGTGCAGATGCGACTACTCAGACTGAAGAAACCCGCACGCTGAAATCCGAGGTGGATACCCTAGAGGCTCGCGCTGCCGCTGCTGACGAACGATTGAAATCTATTTTGCAGGCGATTCCCAATCTTCCACAGGACTCCGTTCCGGTAGGTGCGAATGAAAACTCCAATCGCGAAGAAAAGGTCTGGGGCATAAAACCCGAGTTTAGTTTCGCGGCGAAACCGCACTGGGAACTTGGCGAAGCACTGAATATCCTAGACTTTAATCGAGCGGCAAAACTCTCAGGCTCCCGTTTTGTTGTTCACTTTGGAGCGGGAGCTCGCCTGGAACGAGCACTGGCAAACTTCATGCTGGATCTGCATACCCGCGAGCATGGCTACACCGAGGTTTTGCCGCCTTACATGGTCAACTCCCGCTCGCTCTTCGGTACCGGGCAGCTTCCAAAATTTGCTGAAGACCTCTTTCATTGCGACGACAAAGGCCCCTATACCGGAGAGTTGCAGGATGGCGATCACTGGCTGATTCCCACGGCCGAGGTGCCAGTGACCAATCTCTTCCGTGACGAGACGCTGGACGAAGCACAACTTCCCATTTCCTTCTGCGCGTATACGCCCTGCTTCCGTAGCGAAGCCGGGAGCTATGGCAAAGATGTCCGCGGAATGATTCGTCAACATCAATTCCAGAAGGTCGAGTTGGTTAAATTTACACCTCCTGAGAAATCGGCGGAAGAACACGAAGCACTTACGCGTCACGCGGAAACCGTTCTCGAGAGATTGGGACTTCCCTATCGGCGTATGCTTCTTTGCACTGGAGATATGGGCTTTGCATCCTCCAAGACGTATGAC
This portion of the Edaphobacter sp. 4G125 genome encodes:
- the serS gene encoding serine--tRNA ligase, with the translated sequence MIDLAFVRANLPQVEEKLRARGMDPVVALGDFATIDRERRDAITQVETLKARRNKLTEEIARLRKSGADATTQTEETRTLKSEVDTLEARAAAADERLKSILQAIPNLPQDSVPVGANENSNREEKVWGIKPEFSFAAKPHWELGEALNILDFNRAAKLSGSRFVVHFGAGARLERALANFMLDLHTREHGYTEVLPPYMVNSRSLFGTGQLPKFAEDLFHCDDKGPYTGELQDGDHWLIPTAEVPVTNLFRDETLDEAQLPISFCAYTPCFRSEAGSYGKDVRGMIRQHQFQKVELVKFTPPEKSAEEHEALTRHAETVLERLGLPYRRMLLCTGDMGFASSKTYDLEVWLPGQELYREISSCSNFTDFQARRANIRFRPVGGKKSEYLHTLNGSGLAVGRTYLAILENYQQADGSIRIPEALVPYMNGETTINRQEKA
- a CDS encoding alkaline phosphatase family protein; the encoded protein is MRMRKIASALFSLALLVPGTTRGYADAYHAKPKLVVILVIDQFRGDYLDRYRDDFKTPNGFNLFLKKGVHFTDCYYDYANLVTAAGHTTIGTGSYTDGHKIPLNEWWEKGPDGRLRLVSSVSDDRYKLVGVPAGGEVSPGASPHREAASTLGDELTLATQGRAKVFGISFKDRAAIMTSGHATKGAFWTDHDSGAFITSTYWMQQLPEWASAFNASDERARIRHAAGVPTGSFYEEVGQKPAAVQYTIDFAKALVKNENLGKNDVTDMLTISISNTDILGHKVGPDSPKQREMIDAVDVSLDDFFTFLDKQVGLQNVVVALTGDHGVAPTMRAANDAQMPSAAIKSAALLKRMEAILDKKWPIENGEKGGEKYILGGEYPYIQLNQDAFEKVHVTELEAETAAAEALNQALQENGSEFAVKSSKPAVPSTRLADPLGVGSVYPVAKMRNGEIPDTELGRRILHSYSPYVGWAIFLNFNAFQFAGSEMGATHYSSFAYDRHVPLDFYGAMFTPGTYHDRVAPVDIAATFASILRVNQPSSVEGRVLTQVMKPDTGTGNIARPVATRKGTEK
- the purH gene encoding bifunctional phosphoribosylaminoimidazolecarboxamide formyltransferase/IMP cyclohydrolase, with the protein product MTSHSAPSTVSADLRPIRRALLSVTDKTGLIDFARALSGHGVDLVSTGGTAKALRDAGLNVKDISDLTGFPEMLDGRVKTLHPKVHGGILHMRGNPEHVAAVQSHGIEPIDMVVVNLYAFEKTAQKAGVAFADVIENIDIGGPSMVRSAAKNFEDVAIVTAVSDYEALVQELAANQGSLSRATRWRLAKQAFAVTAAYDAGIASTLESIEVPSGPAAFSHELPQTLRIIDPLAQTLRYGENPHQRAALYVDRSGKGVAAAQQLQGKELSYNNLVDLDACWELVSEFDIASEAAVAIIKHTNPCGASTGATVLEAYQRALEADPVSAFGGVIGINRTVDGAAAEEIAKLFVEAIVAPDFTPEALERFAAKKNLRLVKIVPADTTRVVKQVSGGLLVQDADRLRITEAELKAVTDRKPTPEEMRALLFSWRVCKHVKSNAIVYARYSNGYGQTVGIGAGQMSRVDAARFGAMKAALPLKGTVAASDAFFPFPDGLEVIAEAGATAVIQPGGSVKDADVIAAANRLGIAMVLTGVRHFRHG
- a CDS encoding dihydroorotate dehydrogenase — encoded protein: MKVSVAGVELRSPVIAASGTFGYGVEFEDIVSLDRIGAFVTKGLSKEPMPGNPTPRIIETAAGMINAIGLQNMGVRPFVEEKLPKLRQLKGAVVIANVFGYTVEDCLEVIRILNDAEGIVMYELNASCPNTSHGGMVFGTDPDLLKELVTRTKEISKKPLMVKLSPNVTSIGEMAKVAEEAGADAVSLVNTFVSLAVDIETRKPRIANVTGGLSGPAIKPIAVRMVYEAAKAVKIPVVGMGGIVRAEDAVEFMMAGATAVQVGTASYADPRAVENITNGLKRWCAVHQIEHVKSLTGSVIL